The following proteins are encoded in a genomic region of Corticium candelabrum chromosome 11, ooCorCand1.1, whole genome shotgun sequence:
- the LOC134186529 gene encoding uncharacterized protein LOC134186529, producing MFEPNVAADGNDVDTPPETLNVVLEKFRDRCVPQVNQTFEKYNFFRRNQDIGESMNAYITAVMKLSNTYSFGGLKDDHVARSACSWNSRRRNQTEAAGSQVTSQQAQEIACEETSTHAVRQARRSGRTAHSREEHHKQKSKAEKGAPRSYDSYRQKSKGKPTECRYCGPNHTPGKKSCPAADQECHKCHKRGHYARVCHTPPKGA from the exons ATGTTTGAGCCCAACGTAGCCGCAGATGGGAATGACGTTGACACACCGCCCGAGACACTGAATGTAGTGCTGGAGAAATTCAGGGACCGGTGTGTTCCACAGGTCAACCAAACGTTCGAGAAGTACAACTTCTTTCGCAGAAATCAGGATATCGGGGAATCTATGAACGCTTACATAACAGCAGTCATGAAATTGTCAAACACGTACAgttttggcggtctcaaggatGATCACGTTGCGCGATCTGCTTGTTCATGGAATTCGCGACGACGCAACCAGACAGAAGCTGCCGG TAGCCAGGTTACTAGTCAGCAGGCTCAAGAAATAGCATGTGAAGAGACCTCCACCCACGCAGTCAGGCAAGCACGTCGCAGTGGAAGAACGGCCCACAGCAGAGAAGAACACCACAAGCAGAAGTCAAAGGCAGAGAAAGGAGCACCTAGATCATATGACAGTTACAGGCAGAAGTCTAAAGGCAAACCGACAGAATGCAGGTATTGTGGACCGAACCACACACCAGGAAAGAAGAGCTGTCCTGCAGCAGACCAGGAGTGTCACAAATGCCACAAGAGAGGGCACTATGCTAGAGTGTGCCACACACCCCCAAAGGGTGCATAA